A genomic region of Acidobacteriota bacterium contains the following coding sequences:
- the nrfD gene encoding polysulfide reductase NrfD, giving the protein MQDEKDLLKKLRPAMIEGDHTLASVTDKISDVTLKKRTPFHWFIGFAVAFMIAQALLFSTVWLLANGIGVWGNNQPVGWAFDIINFVWWIGIGHAGTLISAILLLLNQKWRTSINRFAEAMTLFAVACAAMFPLLHTGRPRLAAYWLFPYPNTMGIWPNFRSPLIWDVFAVSTYATVSALFWYVGLIPDLATLRDRAKNKYFRFVYAALSWGWRGSARHWHRYEITYLILAGLSTPLVLSVHSIVSFDFSVSQVPGWHATIFPPYFVAGAIFAGFAMVLILCIPLRHLYRMQDFITHTHLVFMGKVMLATGLIVVYGYAMEAFFGWYSASQYEVFMVKNRIWEGPYWWSYWLLILCNGLSIQLLWFKRFRESEFWLFLISIVVSVGMWLERFVIIVTSLHRDFLPSSWAMYSPTIIDISMFTGTIGFFFTLIYLFVRFVPIISIFEVRALLEESNVHGHHQDFEENVNEVEYTYDRTDPPNE; this is encoded by the coding sequence ATGCAGGACGAAAAGGACCTACTTAAAAAACTCCGCCCGGCTATGATCGAGGGCGATCACACGCTGGCCAGCGTCACCGACAAGATCAGTGACGTTACCCTGAAGAAGCGCACGCCGTTCCATTGGTTCATCGGCTTCGCCGTTGCCTTTATGATCGCGCAGGCGTTGCTGTTCTCTACGGTCTGGCTGCTTGCGAACGGTATCGGCGTTTGGGGAAATAACCAGCCGGTCGGTTGGGCGTTCGATATTATCAATTTTGTTTGGTGGATCGGTATCGGCCACGCGGGAACACTGATCTCGGCAATTTTGCTGCTTCTGAACCAGAAATGGCGAACTTCGATCAACCGTTTCGCCGAGGCAATGACGCTGTTCGCCGTGGCCTGCGCCGCGATGTTCCCGTTGTTGCATACAGGCCGGCCTCGGCTTGCTGCTTATTGGCTGTTCCCGTATCCGAATACGATGGGCATCTGGCCCAACTTCAGAAGCCCGCTGATCTGGGACGTTTTTGCTGTATCCACATACGCTACGGTCTCGGCTTTGTTTTGGTACGTCGGCCTGATACCCGATCTCGCGACACTTCGCGACCGGGCCAAGAATAAATATTTCCGCTTTGTTTACGCTGCCCTTTCGTGGGGCTGGCGCGGATCTGCACGGCACTGGCATCGTTATGAGATCACATATTTGATACTCGCCGGTTTGTCCACACCGCTTGTGCTTTCGGTCCACTCGATCGTTTCGTTCGACTTCTCGGTCTCACAAGTGCCCGGTTGGCACGCGACCATCTTCCCGCCGTATTTCGTTGCGGGAGCGATCTTTGCCGGATTTGCAATGGTGCTGATCCTCTGTATCCCGCTCAGACATCTGTACAGGATGCAGGATTTTATCACGCACACGCACCTGGTCTTTATGGGCAAGGTGATGCTCGCGACCGGTTTGATCGTCGTATATGGTTATGCGATGGAAGCGTTCTTTGGCTGGTACAGCGCTTCGCAGTACGAAGTGTTCATGGTCAAGAACCGTATCTGGGAAGGCCCTTATTGGTGGTCTTATTGGCTGCTGATCCTGTGTAACGGCCTTTCGATCCAGTTGTTGTGGTTCAAGCGTTTTAGAGAGAGTGAATTTTGGCTCTTCCTGATCTCGATCGTCGTTAGCGTTGGTATGTGGCTCGAACGCTTCGTCATTATCGTTACAAGCCTGCATCGCGACTTTTTGCCGTCGTCATGGGCAATGTACAGCCCGACGATCATCGATATCTCGATGTTTACGGGTACGATCGGGTTCTTCTTTACACTCATCTATTTGTTTGTTCGATTTGTACCGATCATTTCGATATTCGAGGTCCGGGCTTTGCTTGAGGAATCGAATGTTCACGGCCATCATCAGGATTTTGAGGAGAATGTCAACGAGGTCGAATATACGTACGACCGCACCGATCCTCCTAACGAATAG
- a CDS encoding TAT-variant-translocated molybdopterin oxidoreductase has translation MPSPENKPSFAMLREQVLAQNGKEYWRSIEEHAESPEFREFVSQEYPHEIEEWDNSLSRRNFVKVMGASLALAGLSGCVIQPPEKIVPYVRPVEGMLPGKPLFLATAMSVGGVATGLLAKAFDGRPVKVEGNPDHPGSRGATDILAQASLLGMYDPDRSQEILFRGGPKSWEAFMSEFRVKIEENRADGGAGVRFLTETVSSPTLIDQFKKVNAELPNAKLVQYEPINSDNAMAGAKMAFGSPVNTVYKFDKAERILSLDADIFSGYNVAYIKDFAKGRARTDEKKQISRLYSIETTVTLTGAKADHRIGVKPSQMPEIAKAVAKAVGVAGATSTYTENAAWIAAMAKDLVEHKGKSLVVAGNNQPPIVHALAHAMNAALGNAGQTVVYTDSVSPGADKLQIEQLRELIADIDGGKVKMLVILGGNPVYNTPADLKLNLERLNKIGLRVHLGQHFDETAEQCHWHVHEKHYLESWSDGRAFDGTATIVQPLIAPLYDGKNAHELVQLFMKEGFDKKDYDIVKAYWQTANITPAAVAAKTEAKVEPKTEAKVAEPSGTAPKDAPKTASPAALKPDTPKTATPAAAPAAAVSPKSFEDNWRKAVHDGVIPNTAAAPKAVTATTAFLSQPEVKTNGSGSLEISILPDPCVYDGRFSNNGWLQELPNPLNKVTWENVALISPKTAIKLGINKSNDPRDHVGGAQGTSFINTKGGNQFSDTVTVKYQGAEIEKPVPMWITPGQPDDVITIYMGYGRTRAGKVGTGLGYNAFDVRRSDAMDHGFGEITKRNEAATIASTQIHFNMEGRDLLRSWDINHFDEEVHGGEQEDFYDKSMYPQEPFKTLYNQNTKWGMSIDLNACVGCNACVIACQSENNIPVVGKEQINRSREMHWLRIDAYYAGSDINNPEGPYFQPVLCQQCELAPCETVCPVHATVHSAEGLNDMVYNRCVGTRYCSNNCPYKVRRFNFLLYQDWNTPQYKLMRNPEVSIRSRGVMEKCTYCTQRISAARIESQKDGARKIRDGEVVTACQAVCPTEAIVFGDMSDPESAVSKAKKDERDYILLNELNTQPRTTYLAGLRNQNKEMPDYIPFVAKKGHSTEKKAPGGEAH, from the coding sequence ATGCCCAGTCCAGAAAATAAACCAAGCTTTGCAATGCTGCGTGAGCAGGTGCTTGCGCAAAACGGTAAAGAATATTGGCGAAGCATCGAGGAGCATGCCGAGTCGCCTGAGTTTCGCGAATTTGTCTCGCAGGAATATCCTCACGAGATCGAGGAATGGGACAACAGCCTCAGCCGGCGTAATTTTGTTAAGGTGATGGGGGCATCGCTCGCCCTCGCGGGTTTGAGCGGCTGTGTCATTCAGCCTCCTGAAAAGATCGTGCCTTATGTTCGCCCGGTCGAGGGGATGCTGCCGGGCAAGCCTTTGTTCCTGGCAACCGCAATGTCGGTGGGCGGCGTCGCGACGGGATTGTTGGCGAAGGCTTTTGACGGCCGTCCGGTAAAGGTCGAGGGAAACCCTGATCATCCTGGCAGCCGCGGTGCTACAGATATTTTGGCTCAAGCGTCGCTTTTGGGCATGTATGACCCGGATCGATCGCAGGAGATCCTCTTTAGAGGCGGCCCGAAGAGCTGGGAAGCCTTTATGTCCGAGTTTCGGGTGAAGATCGAAGAAAATCGTGCAGACGGCGGGGCCGGAGTTCGATTTTTGACCGAAACAGTGTCGTCACCCACGCTGATCGATCAGTTCAAAAAGGTCAACGCCGAACTGCCCAACGCAAAACTCGTTCAGTACGAACCAATAAACAGCGACAACGCTATGGCGGGAGCCAAAATGGCGTTTGGTTCGCCCGTCAACACGGTGTACAAGTTTGACAAGGCAGAGCGGATACTCTCGCTCGATGCTGATATTTTTTCGGGCTATAACGTTGCGTACATCAAGGATTTCGCAAAGGGCCGTGCCCGCACCGATGAAAAGAAGCAGATCAGCCGCCTGTATTCCATTGAAACGACGGTGACTCTGACGGGAGCTAAGGCAGATCACCGCATCGGTGTTAAGCCAAGCCAGATGCCCGAGATCGCAAAAGCCGTCGCGAAGGCCGTCGGGGTTGCCGGTGCGACATCGACCTACACAGAAAATGCGGCATGGATCGCGGCCATGGCCAAAGATCTGGTCGAGCATAAAGGCAAGTCACTGGTGGTCGCCGGCAACAACCAGCCGCCGATCGTGCATGCTCTGGCTCACGCAATGAATGCGGCACTCGGAAACGCTGGCCAGACCGTTGTCTACACCGACTCGGTTTCCCCAGGTGCTGACAAGCTGCAGATCGAACAGCTTCGCGAACTGATTGCCGATATCGACGGCGGCAAGGTCAAAATGCTTGTTATTCTGGGCGGCAATCCCGTTTACAACACGCCTGCGGACCTCAAATTGAACCTCGAACGGCTGAACAAGATCGGGCTGCGGGTGCACCTCGGGCAGCATTTCGATGAGACCGCAGAGCAGTGCCATTGGCACGTTCACGAGAAGCATTATTTGGAAAGTTGGAGCGACGGACGTGCATTTGACGGCACGGCAACGATCGTTCAGCCGCTCATTGCACCTCTTTACGACGGCAAGAACGCACATGAGTTGGTCCAGCTTTTCATGAAGGAAGGCTTCGATAAGAAAGATTACGACATTGTAAAGGCCTATTGGCAGACGGCGAATATAACGCCGGCAGCCGTGGCAGCAAAGACCGAAGCAAAGGTCGAACCGAAAACGGAAGCAAAGGTTGCCGAGCCTTCGGGAACGGCCCCGAAAGACGCACCGAAGACTGCCTCACCGGCAGCGTTAAAACCCGACACCCCCAAAACCGCGACTCCGGCCGCTGCACCTGCGGCAGCTGTTTCGCCGAAGAGCTTTGAAGATAACTGGCGCAAAGCCGTTCACGACGGCGTTATCCCAAACACGGCAGCCGCTCCGAAGGCGGTCACGGCGACGACTGCATTTTTGAGTCAGCCTGAAGTGAAAACGAACGGTTCGGGAAGTCTGGAAATCTCGATATTGCCCGATCCGTGCGTTTATGACGGCCGTTTTTCGAATAATGGCTGGCTGCAGGAACTGCCGAATCCGCTTAATAAGGTGACATGGGAGAATGTCGCTCTGATCAGCCCGAAAACTGCGATAAAGCTGGGTATCAACAAGAGTAACGATCCGCGTGACCACGTCGGCGGTGCTCAAGGTACGAGTTTTATCAATACAAAGGGCGGCAATCAGTTCTCAGACACCGTTACGGTCAAGTATCAGGGTGCAGAGATCGAGAAACCGGTCCCGATGTGGATCACGCCGGGCCAGCCCGATGATGTGATCACGATCTACATGGGCTATGGACGCACGCGTGCAGGCAAGGTAGGAACGGGCCTTGGCTACAACGCTTTCGACGTCAGACGGTCGGATGCGATGGATCACGGCTTTGGCGAGATCACGAAGCGCAACGAGGCTGCAACGATCGCATCTACGCAGATCCATTTCAATATGGAAGGCCGCGACTTGCTTCGGTCATGGGACATAAATCATTTCGATGAAGAGGTCCATGGCGGCGAGCAGGAAGATTTCTACGACAAATCGATGTACCCGCAGGAGCCGTTCAAGACGCTCTACAATCAGAATACGAAGTGGGGAATGTCGATCGACCTCAATGCGTGTGTCGGCTGTAATGCATGCGTCATCGCCTGCCAATCTGAAAACAATATTCCGGTCGTAGGCAAAGAACAGATCAACCGGAGCCGTGAAATGCACTGGCTGAGGATCGACGCCTATTACGCCGGAAGCGATATCAATAATCCGGAAGGGCCGTATTTCCAGCCGGTTCTTTGCCAACAGTGCGAATTGGCCCCGTGCGAGACCGTATGTCCGGTCCACGCGACGGTTCACAGTGCCGAGGGTCTCAACGACATGGTCTATAACCGCTGTGTCGGAACTCGATATTGTTCAAATAACTGTCCATACAAGGTTCGACGCTTTAACTTCCTGCTTTATCAGGATTGGAATACGCCCCAGTACAAGCTGATGCGCAATCCTGAAGTGTCGATCAGAAGTCGCGGTGTGATGGAAAAATGCACCTACTGCACCCAGCGAATTTCAGCGGCCCGCATCGAATCGCAAAAGGACGGTGCACGTAAGATCCGCGACGGCGAGGTCGTAACTGCGTGTCAGGCGGTTTGCCCGACCGAGGCGATCGTATTCGGTGACATGAGCGATCCGGAAAGTGCAGTTTCGAAAGCCAAGAAGGATGAGCGTGATTATATTCTGCTCAACGAACTGAACACGCAGCCGCGTACGACCTATCTCGCGGGGCTCAGAAATCAGAACAAGGAAATGCCCGATTACATTCCGTTTGTCGCGAAAAAAGGACATTCGACCGAAAAGAAAGCACCGGGAGGCGAGGCACACTAG
- a CDS encoding cytochrome c3 family protein, protein MAQIFPKSANNIAKISMIMVVVLGGTAFFAYTQLARSSYLTNQYLERTQPVQFSHKHHVGDDGIDCRYCHQTVETTASAGMPSTQTCMNCHSQIWADSPYLEPVRASFRDNKPIEWERVHDLPEYTYFNHSIHVAKGVGCSTCHGAIDNMPVVFQENTLQMEWCLACHKAPEQFIRPKSEVFNMNYQPGDIDQKDRDKLKVDYKIRSREMMTSCSTCHR, encoded by the coding sequence ATGGCACAAATTTTTCCTAAAAGTGCAAATAATATCGCCAAGATCAGTATGATCATGGTGGTAGTGCTGGGCGGGACGGCGTTCTTTGCGTACACGCAGCTCGCCCGTTCGTCATATTTAACGAACCAGTATCTGGAAAGGACGCAGCCGGTCCAGTTCAGCCACAAACACCACGTTGGTGACGACGGCATCGATTGCCGGTATTGTCATCAAACGGTCGAGACGACCGCGTCAGCCGGGATGCCTTCAACACAAACGTGTATGAATTGCCACAGTCAGATCTGGGCCGATAGCCCGTATCTTGAACCTGTGAGAGCAAGCTTCCGCGACAATAAACCCATCGAGTGGGAAAGGGTCCACGATCTGCCTGAGTACACCTATTTCAACCACAGTATTCACGTTGCGAAAGGCGTAGGCTGCTCGACCTGCCATGGAGCGATCGACAACATGCCCGTGGTGTTTCAGGAAAATACTCTACAGATGGAATGGTGTCTTGCTTGTCACAAAGCACCTGAGCAGTTCATAAGGCCGAAATCAGAGGTCTTCAATATGAATTATCAGCCCGGCGATATTGACCAAAAGGACCGCGACAAGCTCAAGGTCGACTATAAGATCCGAAGCAGGGAAATGATGACAAGCTGCTCTACATGTCATCGATAA
- a CDS encoding ROK family protein codes for MSDVVGKCVGIEVGKTSMTAVCVDESGAITGVQTAEVSFAEPSSSQLIYFISSLKSSFGDFQRGGVAVPGLVDRGARKVAFSSHIPEHSGMDLGSEIEMAAGVQAYIENDANAAAYAEYRLGAGRGSENMFYATLGLGVGGSFIFGGEIWRGAAGFAGEFGYVPIDEEGTRLEEVASSPNIIRRTRSRFHQDSTSSLVDLDENSITIADIVAAANAEDDFSKLMLERTGHYVGTGIAAVINLLNIERIVIGGDIMQAKHLVLDAVIDRAKELSFAPSFGSTTIVEGELGANAAAAGAALLACQG; via the coding sequence ATGAGTGATGTTGTAGGGAAGTGTGTTGGGATCGAGGTCGGAAAAACCTCGATGACGGCGGTCTGTGTTGACGAAAGCGGTGCGATAACGGGCGTTCAAACGGCTGAAGTGAGTTTTGCCGAGCCGTCATCGAGCCAGTTGATCTACTTCATCTCGAGCCTTAAGTCGAGTTTTGGAGATTTTCAGAGGGGCGGTGTCGCCGTGCCGGGCCTTGTCGATCGCGGTGCACGAAAGGTGGCCTTTTCATCGCATATTCCAGAACATTCGGGAATGGATCTCGGCAGCGAGATCGAAATGGCAGCCGGCGTGCAGGCATACATTGAGAATGACGCAAACGCCGCCGCGTATGCGGAATACCGTTTGGGCGCCGGGCGCGGAAGCGAAAATATGTTTTACGCCACGCTCGGCCTGGGCGTCGGCGGATCTTTTATTTTCGGCGGAGAGATATGGCGCGGCGCGGCAGGCTTTGCGGGCGAGTTCGGGTACGTGCCGATCGACGAAGAGGGAACCCGACTCGAGGAGGTCGCATCGTCACCCAATATCATTCGACGGACCCGGAGCCGATTTCACCAGGACAGCACATCGTCACTTGTCGATCTGGACGAAAACTCGATCACGATCGCCGATATAGTCGCAGCCGCGAATGCCGAGGATGATTTTTCAAAGCTGATGCTCGAGCGGACCGGCCATTATGTCGGCACGGGCATCGCCGCCGTTATTAATCTCCTTAATATTGAGCGGATCGTTATCGGCGGCGACATTATGCAGGCCAAGCACTTGGTGCTTGATGCGGTCATCGATCGAGCCAAAGAACTGTCGTTCGCACCGTCGTTTGGCTCAACGACCATTGTCGAAGGCGAGTTGGGAGCGAATGCCGCTGCTGCGGGTGCGGCTCTTTTGGCTTGTCAGGGTTAG
- a CDS encoding DedA family protein produces MDQQLYDVIAQYGIYAVFALCTVEGDITLLISGTMAHGGLFGNWGWAKVLVAGTLGGVVGDCVGYGIGRVFHENAKDYRFYQVAQPRVEKLTAKFGSLAIIISKYIYGIRVAVCLSYGVSKMPFWRFLGASALSCFLWVLILSGTGYFFSGAITGIIGDFKQVGFALFFVVMFGIIVFYVLERYYISEKVEDADPETIQKIEEKLQAVEDIGLTTLHDLTERLHLTREPTKEEGEKVKEEEGEKRKKGEKEG; encoded by the coding sequence ATGGATCAACAGCTATATGATGTAATTGCACAATACGGTATTTACGCCGTTTTTGCGCTTTGCACAGTTGAGGGCGACATCACGCTGTTGATCTCGGGAACGATGGCCCATGGAGGCTTGTTTGGCAACTGGGGCTGGGCAAAGGTGTTGGTCGCAGGAACATTGGGCGGTGTCGTCGGCGATTGTGTTGGATATGGTATTGGCCGCGTCTTTCACGAAAACGCAAAAGATTACCGCTTTTATCAGGTCGCTCAACCTCGCGTCGAAAAGCTCACAGCGAAGTTCGGCAGCCTGGCGATCATCATCTCCAAATATATTTACGGAATTCGCGTCGCGGTTTGTCTGTCCTACGGTGTGAGTAAAATGCCGTTTTGGCGTTTTCTTGGTGCGAGTGCTCTCAGCTGTTTCCTGTGGGTGCTTATCTTGTCGGGGACCGGATATTTCTTCAGCGGCGCTATTACGGGCATCATAGGTGACTTCAAACAAGTTGGGTTCGCCCTGTTTTTTGTCGTAATGTTCGGTATCATTGTGTTCTATGTTTTAGAGCGCTACTACATTTCCGAAAAGGTCGAAGACGCCGATCCGGAGACGATCCAAAAGATCGAAGAAAAACTACAGGCTGTTGAAGATATCGGCCTGACCACGCTTCACGATCTCACCGAACGCCTGCATTTGACCCGTGAACCTACTAAGGAAGAAGGAGAGAAGGTGAAAGAGGAAGAAGGGGAAAAGAGAAAAAAGGGAGAAAAAGAGGGGTAG
- the folK gene encoding 2-amino-4-hydroxy-6-hydroxymethyldihydropteridine diphosphokinase, with product MDNGITTAYIGLGSNLGDRAGNLLLSVRSIVEASFVINRLSPVYETEPVEVESENKFLNMVAEISVTNVSATQMMARLLRIEYLLGRTDKNLKKPRTVDLDMLFFGNTQIETEFLTLPHPRMHLRKFVLKPMSKIAPNFVHPVLGREIIDILADLEDTSEVRRWNPNADFQHELAANS from the coding sequence ATGGACAACGGCATCACAACAGCATACATCGGTCTGGGTTCAAATCTGGGCGATCGGGCAGGCAATCTGCTTCTTTCGGTCCGCTCGATCGTCGAGGCGAGCTTTGTTATCAACCGCCTTTCACCTGTTTATGAAACGGAGCCGGTCGAAGTTGAGAGCGAAAACAAATTCCTCAACATGGTTGCTGAGATCAGTGTCACTAACGTCAGCGCAACTCAAATGATGGCTCGGCTGCTGCGGATCGAGTACTTGCTTGGCCGAACGGACAAGAACCTGAAAAAACCGCGAACTGTCGACCTCGACATGCTCTTTTTTGGTAATACGCAGATCGAGACCGAGTTTTTGACATTGCCGCACCCGCGAATGCATCTCCGCAAATTCGTACTCAAACCGATGTCGAAGATCGCTCCTAATTTTGTCCATCCTGTCCTCGGCCGCGAAATCATTGATATTCTCGCCGATCTCGAGGACACAAGCGAAGTTCGACGCTGGAACCCAAACGCGGACTTCCAACACGAACTTGCCGCAAACAGCTAG
- the panB gene encoding 3-methyl-2-oxobutanoate hydroxymethyltransferase: protein MAYLQPDKPGKVYLPAIRAAKEAGEKLVCLTAYDYPTARIVDEAGVDIILVGDSMGNVIHGYGNTIPVSLDEITSACIAVKRGTERAMVVADMPFGTYHVNEDESVRNALRLMKYGGAEAVKLEGGRNRVELVKRLVSEEIPVVAHIGLTPQSVYKMGGYRVQGRTAEQAKLLIEDAKMLEDAGAFAIVLELVPREVAAMITAELEMSTIGIGAGLECDIQVLVLHDLVGMTFGRQPRFVRQYASVRDVMTDAIQRWTADVKSGAYPNDEESYGLTEETLTELKGA, encoded by the coding sequence ATGGCATATTTACAGCCTGACAAACCGGGCAAAGTTTACTTGCCGGCGATCCGAGCGGCGAAAGAGGCCGGCGAAAAGCTGGTGTGTTTGACAGCATATGATTACCCGACGGCACGTATCGTTGACGAAGCCGGCGTCGATATCATCCTCGTCGGCGACAGCATGGGCAACGTCATTCACGGCTATGGAAACACCATACCGGTCTCGCTGGATGAGATCACATCGGCCTGCATCGCGGTCAAACGCGGCACCGAACGGGCAATGGTCGTCGCCGATATGCCGTTTGGTACGTACCACGTCAATGAGGACGAGAGCGTCCGCAACGCTCTTCGTTTGATGAAATACGGCGGAGCAGAAGCAGTTAAACTTGAAGGCGGCCGCAACCGTGTCGAGCTGGTAAAGCGTCTCGTCAGCGAAGAGATACCGGTCGTCGCCCACATCGGCCTAACGCCGCAATCCGTCTATAAAATGGGCGGCTACCGCGTCCAGGGCCGAACCGCCGAACAAGCGAAATTACTGATCGAGGACGCCAAAATGCTCGAGGACGCCGGAGCTTTTGCTATCGTCCTGGAATTGGTCCCGCGTGAGGTCGCAGCCATGATAACCGCCGAACTCGAAATGTCCACCATCGGCATCGGAGCGGGGCTCGAATGTGATATTCAGGTGCTCGTCCTTCACGATCTCGTCGGCATGACCTTTGGCCGTCAACCGCGTTTCGTCCGCCAATACGCCAGCGTCCGCGACGTAATGACCGACGCCATCCAGCGCTGGACCGCCGACGTGAAATCCGGTGCATACCCGAACGATGAAGAATCGTATGGCCTGACCGAAGAAACCCTGACCGAATTAAAGGGTGCGTAA
- a CDS encoding pantoate--beta-alanine ligase — MEIINRRQRMFSISRKLRREAKTVGFVPTMGALHEGHLTLVKEARAANDVVIVSIFVNPTQFNDKSDLAKYPRDLTADAAILAEYEVDYIFAPEPHEIYGDGFATYVNVEGLTNTLEGESRPGNFRGVATVVTILFNTVRPDRAYFGQKDAQQVAVIKRLTTDLGFETEIVVVPTVREESGLAMSSRNERLSAEDRKKAAVIIDSLREAKLAFKKGERNAVHLTEMVKDRIAAEPAAELDYVAVVDRDSLQSVDRIGDEETLIAIAVRIGGVRLIDNVILNRKQ; from the coding sequence ATGGAGATCATAAACCGCCGCCAACGAATGTTCTCGATCTCGCGCAAATTACGGCGTGAGGCTAAAACCGTCGGATTTGTGCCTACGATGGGTGCATTGCACGAGGGTCATCTGACACTCGTAAAAGAGGCTCGGGCCGCGAACGACGTTGTAATTGTCTCGATATTTGTTAATCCAACGCAGTTCAATGACAAGAGCGATCTCGCAAAATACCCTCGCGATCTGACCGCCGATGCGGCAATTCTGGCCGAGTACGAGGTCGATTATATCTTCGCTCCCGAACCGCACGAGATCTATGGCGACGGATTCGCTACCTACGTTAATGTCGAAGGTCTGACCAACACTCTCGAGGGCGAATCGCGGCCCGGCAATTTCCGCGGCGTCGCCACGGTTGTTACGATCTTGTTTAATACTGTACGGCCTGATCGTGCATATTTTGGTCAAAAGGACGCTCAACAGGTTGCTGTGATCAAACGTCTTACGACCGATCTTGGTTTCGAGACAGAGATCGTCGTCGTGCCGACTGTCCGCGAGGAATCCGGCCTCGCAATGTCGTCGCGAAACGAGCGTTTGTCCGCCGAAGACCGTAAAAAAGCGGCGGTCATCATAGATTCGCTCCGCGAAGCCAAATTGGCTTTCAAAAAGGGTGAACGAAATGCCGTGCATCTCACCGAAATGGTCAAAGATCGAATTGCCGCCGAACCCGCGGCCGAACTTGACTATGTTGCCGTTGTCGATCGTGATTCACTGCAAAGTGTTGACAGGATTGGAGATGAAGAGACTTTGATAGCAATCGCAGTTCGGATCGGCGGCGTCAGATTGATCGATAATGTGATACTCAATCGAAAGCAGTAG
- a CDS encoding TlpA family protein disulfide reductase, with protein MKNLTGFIATISLTLVLSASAFAQTVLTSVDGAKVDIESQDGKVVVLAVGAAWLPLSAKQIEFTNALAKKYAGKNVVFYFVATDSANSRSNNHTSIADIRKFAGVNKLTSTVLLDPDGASTIKKYNVEQVPSFVILNKNGNVAGEPFGGIDPKYDITVPISRAIDKLL; from the coding sequence ATGAAAAACCTTACAGGTTTCATCGCAACCATTTCTCTCACGCTGGTCTTGTCGGCTTCGGCATTTGCTCAGACGGTCTTGACGTCCGTTGACGGCGCAAAGGTCGATATCGAATCACAAGACGGCAAGGTCGTCGTCTTGGCGGTTGGAGCTGCCTGGCTTCCGCTGTCGGCCAAACAAATTGAGTTTACCAATGCGTTGGCAAAGAAATACGCCGGAAAGAACGTAGTGTTTTACTTCGTCGCGACGGATTCTGCCAATTCTCGGTCTAACAACCATACGAGCATCGCCGACATTCGCAAATTTGCCGGCGTAAACAAACTGACTTCGACCGTTTTGCTCGATCCCGACGGTGCGTCAACCATTAAAAAATACAATGTCGAACAGGTCCCGTCATTTGTAATTCTGAATAAGAACGGCAACGTCGCCGGCGAACCATTCGGCGGTATCGACCCCAAATACGACATCACGGTTCCCATATCAAGGGCGATCGACAAGTTGCTCTAG
- the maf gene encoding septum formation inhibitor Maf, whose amino-acid sequence MILASGSPRRSEILTSVGWDFEKHIADIDETSRNGESPEDYVVRLAREKAEAVAVDFPDMPVLGADTTVVIDGQILAKPTDLEDARRMLRMLSGNWHVVLTGVAVVHGGITRSDIQSTRVKFAEMSYAEINHLAMLGDPLDKAGAYAVQAQAALFIEGIEGDYWNVVGLPISLVYRLLSKPPA is encoded by the coding sequence TTGATACTTGCATCAGGCAGCCCGCGAAGGTCGGAGATACTGACATCGGTCGGCTGGGATTTTGAAAAACACATCGCCGATATAGACGAAACCTCGCGGAACGGCGAATCACCCGAAGATTACGTTGTTCGCCTGGCGCGCGAAAAGGCTGAGGCCGTAGCGGTCGATTTCCCGGATATGCCTGTTTTAGGTGCGGACACAACGGTCGTTATCGACGGCCAGATCCTCGCAAAACCTACGGATCTCGAAGATGCCCGGAGAATGCTCCGGATGCTTTCGGGCAATTGGCATGTTGTGTTGACCGGCGTTGCAGTGGTTCATGGCGGAATTACTCGTTCCGACATTCAGAGCACACGCGTCAAATTCGCGGAAATGTCTTATGCCGAGATAAACCATCTCGCAATGCTCGGCGATCCGCTCGACAAAGCTGGTGCCTATGCCGTTCAGGCGCAGGCCGCCCTGTTTATCGAAGGGATCGAGGGAGATTATTGGAATGTTGTTGGTTTGCCGATAAGTTTGGTCTACAGACTTCTTTCAAAACCGCCCGCGTAA